The Pseudoalteromonas aliena SW19 genome has a segment encoding these proteins:
- a CDS encoding EF-hand domain-containing protein, with protein sequence MKILPFITSILILLSFNASALDVKQRFDHLDINKSGYLTYDELEPQPHLLSMFVIWDKDQNRQISLIEFKNYLTNNLY encoded by the coding sequence ATGAAGATACTCCCCTTTATTACGAGCATTTTAATACTGTTGAGCTTTAATGCCTCCGCACTTGATGTAAAACAACGTTTTGATCACCTCGACATTAATAAAAGCGGTTACTTAACTTATGACGAACTTGAGCCTCAACCACATCTACTGAGTATGTTTGTGATCTGGGATAAAGATCAAAATAGACAAATTTCATTAATCGAATTCAAAAATTACTTAACCAATAATCTTTACTGA
- a CDS encoding EF-hand domain-containing protein, whose product MNNRILVTSSLLALSLLAANAYAMDVHATFNELDKDSNGTLSEAEAGEDAVLHENFSQIDTNQDGQLSLNEFKQFIQ is encoded by the coding sequence ATGAACAACCGTATTTTAGTAACTTCATCATTACTAGCATTAAGTCTATTGGCTGCTAACGCGTACGCTATGGATGTTCACGCGACTTTTAACGAACTTGATAAAGATAGTAACGGTACATTGAGCGAAGCTGAAGCAGGTGAAGATGCCGTATTGCATGAAAATTTTTCGCAAATAGACACAAATCAAGATGGTCAATTGTCACTAAACGAATTTAAACAATTTATCCAATAA
- a CDS encoding amidohydrolase produces the protein MSLIKIIKPLIFASLCASSHYAIAQTKVIYNANGYTPLYKSKMQKGEIQQFSTLVIKDGKVVKIGDDKLKNSFPNAELIDAKGNTLLPGLVDAHGHVIGLGNNLSQLDLRGAKSVNEITDKLKKFAANKQGWIIGRGWNQELWHNTGFPTATDLDNVVNNQPVVLSRVDGHAIWVNSKVLELAGITAQTVAPNGGEIIKDEFGNPTGIFIDKAESLITQHMPAPSKQNISDSLDAAGEHLLSLGITSTHDAGIDKATWEVYKNRSELGNLPLRIVAMLSGASPDLKVMLKAGRYKDANDFMSIRSVKVYADGALGSRGAALIEEYADRAGHHGLMLETQEKLEELFTLSFKRGFSANTHAIGDKANQIVLDAYQNVFKKTGGILLRNRIEHAQIVTPDDIPRFKALKIIPSMQPVHATSDMHMAEQRLTDKQLSGAYAWQTFLQQGSVVAAGSDYPVELANPFDGLYSAITRMDHSQLPDSGWRASEILSREDALRAFTLGGAYAAHQEFKIGSLEQSKWADFILIDKDYFKVPVSEIYKTNVLQTWIAGTLRYKKDTTEQTIDK, from the coding sequence ATGTCACTCATAAAAATAATCAAACCACTCATATTCGCCAGCCTTTGTGCAAGCTCACATTATGCTATCGCACAAACAAAAGTTATCTATAACGCTAATGGCTATACACCTTTGTATAAGAGTAAAATGCAAAAAGGTGAAATACAGCAGTTTTCGACCTTAGTTATTAAAGATGGCAAAGTGGTAAAAATAGGCGACGACAAACTAAAAAACAGCTTTCCCAATGCAGAACTCATTGATGCAAAAGGTAATACACTATTACCTGGCTTAGTTGATGCACATGGCCATGTTATTGGCTTGGGCAATAATTTATCGCAACTAGATCTACGTGGCGCAAAGTCTGTTAACGAAATTACCGACAAATTAAAAAAGTTTGCAGCAAATAAACAAGGCTGGATTATTGGCCGAGGCTGGAACCAAGAGCTTTGGCACAACACAGGTTTTCCTACTGCTACCGATTTAGATAATGTAGTAAATAACCAACCCGTTGTACTTTCCAGAGTGGATGGCCATGCAATATGGGTTAACTCAAAAGTACTTGAACTTGCCGGTATTACCGCGCAAACCGTTGCGCCAAATGGCGGCGAAATAATTAAAGATGAATTTGGGAATCCTACTGGCATATTTATCGATAAAGCGGAATCATTAATAACTCAACATATGCCTGCGCCTTCAAAACAAAATATTAGCGATTCACTTGATGCAGCAGGCGAGCATTTACTCAGTTTAGGAATTACATCGACCCATGACGCTGGAATTGATAAAGCCACTTGGGAGGTTTACAAAAATCGCAGCGAACTAGGTAATTTACCTCTGCGTATTGTTGCTATGTTAAGTGGCGCGAGCCCTGATCTAAAAGTAATGTTAAAAGCTGGCAGATACAAAGATGCGAACGACTTTATGTCAATCCGCAGTGTGAAAGTATACGCCGATGGCGCACTTGGCTCTCGTGGTGCAGCACTCATTGAAGAATATGCAGACAGAGCTGGGCATCATGGCCTAATGCTCGAAACTCAAGAAAAGCTTGAAGAATTATTTACGCTAAGCTTTAAGCGAGGTTTTAGTGCAAACACCCATGCAATCGGCGACAAGGCAAACCAAATTGTACTTGATGCTTATCAAAATGTATTCAAAAAAACAGGGGGTATATTGCTACGAAACCGAATAGAGCATGCACAAATAGTGACACCCGATGATATACCTCGCTTTAAGGCTTTAAAAATAATTCCATCCATGCAACCCGTACATGCAACATCTGATATGCACATGGCGGAGCAACGCTTAACCGACAAACAATTAAGCGGCGCTTACGCTTGGCAAACATTTTTACAGCAAGGATCGGTTGTCGCAGCAGGATCTGATTACCCCGTCGAGTTGGCAAACCCTTTTGATGGGCTCTATTCTGCTATAACGCGCATGGATCATAGCCAGCTTCCTGACAGCGGTTGGCGTGCAAGCGAAATACTAAGCAGGGAAGATGCGCTACGTGCATTTACTTTAGGGGGCGCATATGCGGCACATCAAGAATTTAAGATTGGTAGCTTAGAGCAAAGTAAATGGGCTGATTTTATTTTGATAGATAAAGACTACTTTAAAGTACCCGTTAGTGAAATTTATAAAACAAACGTATTGCAAACATGGATTGCAGGTACTCTTCGTTATAAAAAAGATACAACCGAACAGACTATCGATAAATAA
- a CDS encoding Crp/Fnr family transcriptional regulator, with amino-acid sequence MFQYHFSSYLVEQLLTFAGSSYQQSKKEVLIHQDQPLSKLVLVRSGTVSFSYDVGNGRRLLLGQLDCNNTLIGEIEALNNNPCIYTVTCFSDVTYNLIELRHWRALLLEKPELSLYTAQTIAAKFQENQKINLDKLLLPLSYNIAKDCLLRAENNNPTLLRAYPTVNAEAERFATTERAYRRVVTELVEKDLVLRSTDGLQAVDIPRLSKYVDSFAQL; translated from the coding sequence ATGTTTCAATACCATTTTTCTAGTTATCTTGTTGAACAGCTATTAACCTTTGCAGGTAGTAGCTATCAACAATCAAAAAAAGAAGTCCTGATCCACCAAGATCAGCCTTTAAGCAAGCTTGTGCTTGTACGCAGTGGCACTGTGTCGTTTAGTTACGACGTAGGTAATGGACGACGCCTACTATTAGGACAATTGGATTGTAACAATACACTTATTGGTGAAATAGAAGCGCTGAACAATAATCCGTGTATTTATACGGTGACCTGTTTTAGTGATGTAACTTATAACCTTATTGAGTTAAGGCATTGGCGTGCTTTATTACTTGAAAAACCAGAACTAAGTTTATACACAGCACAAACTATAGCGGCTAAATTTCAAGAGAATCAAAAAATCAATTTAGATAAGCTATTGCTACCACTGAGCTACAACATAGCAAAAGATTGTTTATTAAGAGCCGAGAACAATAACCCTACGCTACTTAGAGCCTACCCTACTGTGAACGCTGAAGCTGAGCGCTTTGCCACCACGGAGCGAGCTTACAGGCGCGTTGTAACAGAACTGGTAGAAAAAGATCTCGTGCTAAGAAGTACCGATGGACTACAAGCAGTCGATATACCTAGGCTCAGTAAATACGTAGACAGTTTTGCTCAACTTTAA
- a CDS encoding sensor histidine kinase translates to MSATISKKYQAMLNWRPNLIGQFAISMLLSLLPLSIVVIVFLNALNKQLAATQSIVSNNYQVTKSFNILKQELNSLERATRQNWVLKSESLDKLIVDKWQSSLQSIDELKLINSDRDYTQQWQHLFTVLQAAHVELIDEKQQQAELFLPVSDLVAELTLWLRDKNEAQITSNQNELTSLQASFINWLVALIPLTLIVGGGFLWRISGRLKGLTTVIDKLGQGHWQQKISVTGSAELVELGEKLQWVQAQLHMLEQQKDTFLRHVTHELKTPLASMVEGTDLLTDEIVGPVTDEQKAVLELISQSMVRLRTMIDSLLSYNAIRTSKDSLSEVEFSLLINKISNHFEHRLTAREQALQWQNTLPNKPLALPSELIEMILIQLISNGLKFSQDKQSVTINLALEQNQLCIAVLDEGCGIKEQEKTHIFSAFYQGKHSKSVTLQGSGLGLTIVKESVEQLRGTLTVEHNEPHGCRFLIQIPITKNPGVS, encoded by the coding sequence ATGTCTGCAACCATATCTAAAAAATATCAAGCAATGCTTAACTGGCGACCTAATTTAATAGGGCAGTTTGCAATAAGTATGCTGCTTTCGTTACTCCCGCTTTCTATTGTGGTAATTGTTTTTTTAAATGCGCTTAACAAACAGTTGGCTGCTACTCAAAGTATTGTCAGTAATAACTACCAAGTAACCAAATCGTTCAATATTTTAAAACAAGAGCTCAATAGCCTTGAGCGTGCCACTAGGCAAAATTGGGTGTTAAAAAGTGAATCGCTCGATAAACTCATTGTCGATAAATGGCAATCATCCCTGCAAAGTATTGATGAACTGAAGTTGATTAATTCCGATCGTGATTACACTCAGCAGTGGCAGCACTTATTTACCGTTTTACAAGCCGCACATGTTGAACTTATTGATGAAAAACAACAGCAAGCAGAATTGTTTTTGCCAGTAAGTGATCTTGTCGCCGAGCTGACCTTATGGCTGCGAGATAAAAACGAAGCGCAAATTACCAGTAACCAAAACGAACTAACAAGCTTGCAAGCGTCATTTATCAATTGGTTGGTGGCACTTATTCCACTGACTTTAATTGTTGGCGGAGGTTTTTTGTGGCGCATAAGTGGGCGGCTAAAAGGGCTAACCACGGTTATTGATAAGCTGGGGCAGGGGCATTGGCAGCAAAAAATATCTGTCACAGGTTCAGCTGAGCTTGTTGAGCTAGGAGAGAAGCTTCAATGGGTGCAAGCGCAATTACACATGCTTGAGCAGCAAAAAGATACTTTTTTACGCCATGTAACTCATGAGCTAAAAACGCCGCTTGCTTCAATGGTCGAAGGCACGGATTTATTAACTGATGAAATAGTAGGCCCTGTTACCGATGAGCAAAAAGCGGTGCTTGAGCTCATTAGCCAATCTATGGTGCGCCTTCGCACAATGATTGATAGCTTGCTAAGTTATAATGCCATTCGCACCAGTAAAGATAGTCTAAGTGAGGTTGAATTTAGCCTCCTTATTAATAAAATTAGCAATCATTTTGAACATCGCTTGACTGCGCGTGAGCAGGCTCTACAGTGGCAAAATACTCTACCTAATAAGCCACTTGCTTTACCCAGTGAACTCATTGAGATGATTTTAATTCAGCTTATTTCAAATGGCTTAAAATTTTCACAAGATAAGCAAAGCGTCACTATTAATTTAGCGCTTGAGCAAAACCAACTTTGTATTGCTGTGCTTGATGAAGGCTGCGGTATAAAGGAGCAAGAAAAAACTCATATTTTCAGTGCTTTTTATCAAGGCAAACACAGTAAAAGTGTTACGTTACAAGGCAGTGGACTGGGATTAACTATTGTAAAAGAGTCAGTTGAACAATTAAGAGGAACACTCACCGTTGAACATAATGAGCCTCATGGTTGTCGGTTTTTAATTCAAATTCCTATTACAAAAAATCCAGGAGTTAGTTAA
- a CDS encoding uroporphyrinogen decarboxylase: MSWEYLGYIASALLVASLTMTDVVKLRWYNMFGCMVFTAYGVAIDAAPVIFTNGLLSLVNIYHIIKIYRQPKVEAPKN, encoded by the coding sequence TTGAGTTGGGAATATTTAGGTTATATTGCATCAGCTTTATTGGTTGCATCATTAACAATGACCGATGTAGTAAAGCTACGTTGGTACAACATGTTTGGTTGTATGGTATTTACGGCATATGGTGTTGCCATAGATGCAGCGCCAGTGATTTTTACTAATGGCTTGTTGTCACTCGTAAATATTTATCACATCATAAAAATATATCGCCAGCCTAAAGTTGAAGCTCCTAAAAACTAA